agctctcctcactgcccccacactcagaccactgtggacactgatctcagaccagtccttggtgtgtggaggggtgctcagggatgggaagctctggagcaggtggaggtggtcctcagtgtgtgagagctgctccagctcagtgcttctcctcttcagctcagtgatctcctgctccagatctTTAATCaacccttcagcctgtttctctgctgctttctgcttctcctcaatcaccTCAATGAGCTCAGCCTGGCTTCTCTCAATGGAGCGCACCAGAGCAGTGAAAACATGAACACTgtctgctatctctctctctgcatctgtcttgctggtctctactgagagtTTAAACTCTTGAACCTTCCTAGATCTTTCTTCCATCATCTGGTTCATCTCAGCCATCATTTGTCCCAGCTTAGTCTTCCTCTGTTCATATGCCTCTTCTAAAGTTATAGAGCCATGGGTCTTGTGATCTGTTCTCATGCACATGACACAAACAAATGTCTGGTCTTTCCTACAGAAGAGTTCTAACAGTTTGTCatgcttctgacacatcctgtcctccaggttctccacagggtcgatcagcttgtgtttcttcaaggctgcaactctctgatgaggctccaggtgagtctcacagtaagaggccagacacaccagacaagaCTTCAGGGCCTTGAGCTTGGTACCTGTACAGATGTCACATGATACTTCAGGTTTAGTAGGACTCAGGTCTGGACTGATGGCAGCCTTCAGTGGCTCTGACTTCCTGAACTGAGCAGCCATCTCAGAGATGAAAGTGTTGACATAGAGATCTGGTCTCTtatcaaaagtcattttacacATGGGACATTGACACAGGT
The Osmerus eperlanus chromosome 17, fOsmEpe2.1, whole genome shotgun sequence DNA segment above includes these coding regions:
- the LOC134037344 gene encoding E3 ubiquitin-protein ligase TRIM21-like: MASCSSLLSEDQFQCSICLDVFTDPVSIPCGHNFCKACITKYWDNCDLCQCPMCKMTFDKRPDLYVNTFISEMAAQFRKSEPLKAAISPDLSPTKPEVSCDICTGTKLKALKSCLVCLASYCETHLEPHQRVAALKKHKLIDPVENLEDRMCQKHDKLLELFCRKDQTFVCVMCMRTDHKTHGSITLEEAYEQRKTKLGQMMAEMNQMMEERSRKVQEFKLSVETSKTDAEREIADSVHVFTALVRSIERSQAELIEVIEEKQKAAEKQAEGLIKDLEQEITELKRRSTELEQLSHTEDHLHLLQSFPSLSTPPHTKDWSEISVHSGLSVGAVRRAVSQLEETLNKEMEKLPGVKLKRIQQYAVDVTLDPDTAHPDLILSEDGKQVRDGDIEQDLPDNPERFDRRVRVVGKQGFSSGRFYYEVQVEGKTKWDLGVVRESMNRKGEIPLSLNNGYWTVWLRNGDQYEALADPRVLLSLRQKPQKVGVFVDYEKGLVSFYDVEARSHIYSFTRCTFTEKLYPHFGPGLIHGGKNSAPLIITPVTH